A genomic stretch from Spirochaetota bacterium includes:
- the cobD gene encoding threonine-phosphate decarboxylase CobD, with amino-acid sequence MDYSIFNHGGNINEAIELCKLTRDEIIDFSANINPLGIPSSVEVIIRNTLDDILHYPDPKYKKLKAAIVEYLTNEELHCNDDSSVSNNRKINEDNIIVGNGSTELIYLIANTLRPESALLLSPTFTEYERALTNIGSRIEYVELNEENGFDIPINKIVDRADNFSIIFICNPNNPTSRILHRDKLIYLVDYMKSCCSMIVLDEAFIDLCIRESLVDIAASIDNLFIFRSFTKFFSIPGIRLGYGVGSSSLIKRLQRFQEPWSVNVFADNLGISLLRDREFITNSRNMMIREKDFLYERLIKINGLKPFYPDANFVLIKIESRITSQQVKEQMLNRGIFIRDCSNFRGLNDSFIRIAVRDRTANQRLIEELSSIIAET; translated from the coding sequence ATGGATTATTCTATTTTTAATCATGGAGGGAACATAAATGAGGCTATAGAGCTATGCAAGTTGACTAGGGACGAAATAATTGATTTCAGCGCGAATATAAATCCTCTTGGTATCCCTTCTTCAGTTGAGGTAATTATAAGGAATACTCTGGATGATATCCTTCATTATCCTGATCCAAAATATAAGAAGCTAAAGGCTGCCATTGTAGAGTATTTAACAAATGAAGAATTGCATTGTAATGATGATTCCTCTGTCTCTAATAATAGAAAGATAAATGAGGATAACATCATAGTAGGAAATGGCTCCACAGAATTGATATACCTCATAGCTAATACCCTGAGACCTGAAAGTGCATTATTATTATCCCCAACATTTACTGAGTATGAGAGAGCGCTAACTAATATTGGATCACGTATTGAATATGTTGAGTTGAATGAAGAAAATGGATTCGATATTCCTATTAATAAAATAGTCGATAGAGCGGATAATTTTAGTATCATCTTCATCTGCAATCCCAATAATCCTACATCCCGAATACTTCATAGAGATAAACTAATCTATTTAGTCGATTACATGAAAAGTTGTTGTTCGATGATAGTATTAGATGAGGCATTTATTGATTTATGTATTAGGGAAAGTCTAGTTGATATTGCAGCGTCTATAGATAATCTTTTTATCTTTCGATCCTTTACTAAATTTTTTTCTATTCCAGGGATTAGGCTTGGATATGGAGTGGGTTCGAGTAGTCTCATCAAGAGGTTGCAACGTTTTCAGGAACCATGGTCTGTTAATGTTTTTGCTGATAATCTTGGTATTAGTCTGTTAAGGGATAGAGAATTCATTACCAATAGCAGAAATATGATGATAAGAGAAAAGGATTTTCTGTATGAGAGGTTGATAAAGATTAATGGATTAAAACCATTCTATCCTGATGCAAATTTTGTATTGATAAAGATCGAGTCTAGAATCACTTCTCAACAAGTAAAGGAACAGATGTTAAATAGGGGTATTTTTATTAGGGATTGCAGTAATTTCAGAGGGCTTAACGATAGCTTTATTAGGATTGCAGTACGAGATAGAACTGCTAATCAGAGATTGATAGAGGAGCTTTCTTCAATAATAGCAGAGACATGA
- the cbiB gene encoding adenosylcobinamide-phosphate synthase CbiB, giving the protein MIAWKLIAAFILDILFGDPYWFPHPVRIIGKFIEVLENFFRTHFRKLKLSGFFLVLLIVGSTYFTVYYLIVLSSLVSPWLEFVVECLLIYTAISARCLGQEGMRIYKLLMNGDEDEARKALSMIVGRDTEKLDESEIIRATIETIAENTVDGIISPLFYAFVGGAPLALAYKAINTLDSMVGYRNERYCEIGFFSAKTDDIANWMPARLSAILIPVAALFLRMSLTGSIKSIIRDGRKSPSPNSGISESGFAGAIGIQLGGICFYNGIKHEKPIIGILNRTRKRKDIKISIRLMYAVSIVTIAIMILIILLGECNFPLTSF; this is encoded by the coding sequence ATGATAGCCTGGAAGCTTATTGCAGCCTTTATATTAGATATATTATTCGGTGATCCTTATTGGTTTCCTCATCCAGTAAGGATCATCGGAAAGTTTATTGAGGTTTTGGAGAATTTCTTTAGAACTCATTTTAGAAAGTTGAAACTTTCAGGCTTTTTTCTTGTGTTACTAATAGTAGGTTCAACTTATTTTACTGTTTATTATCTAATAGTATTATCTTCATTAGTTTCTCCTTGGCTTGAGTTTGTAGTAGAATGTCTTTTAATATATACAGCCATATCAGCAAGGTGTTTAGGCCAAGAAGGAATGAGGATATATAAGCTACTAATGAATGGCGATGAGGATGAAGCAAGAAAGGCGCTTTCTATGATCGTTGGCAGGGATACGGAAAAACTTGATGAGAGTGAGATCATTAGGGCAACGATTGAGACTATTGCAGAAAATACTGTGGATGGAATCATCTCGCCTTTATTCTATGCCTTTGTGGGGGGTGCGCCTTTGGCATTGGCATATAAAGCGATAAATACACTTGACTCTATGGTGGGCTATCGGAATGAAAGATATTGCGAGATCGGATTTTTTTCAGCAAAGACAGACGATATAGCAAACTGGATGCCTGCCCGCCTCTCTGCAATCCTTATACCTGTTGCTGCCCTTTTCCTAAGAATGTCCTTAACAGGATCGATTAAATCAATCATCAGAGATGGCAGAAAATCTCCCAGTCCGAATTCGGGAATCTCTGAGTCAGGATTTGCAGGCGCAATAGGAATTCAACTTGGAGGAATTTGCTTTTATAATGGAATCAAACATGAGAAGCCGATCATTGGTATTCTGAATAGAACAAGGAAGAGGAAGGATATAAAAATTTCTATCCGATTGATGTATGCTGTATCAATTGTAACTATTGCAATAATGATTTTGATTATATTACTTGGAGAATGTAATTTTCCCTTGACATCTTTCTGA